From the Candidatus Binataceae bacterium genome, the window CGCGTCCGGAGTGCGCGCGCACCATGCCGCGCCCACGCGCCCGATCCAGCGAGAGGATCATCCCGCGGTAAAAGTTGTCGGGAAAGCGCTCGGCGTCGAACAGATCGCTCATCTCGCTCATCCCGGCTCCTTCAGCAGCGCATCCAGTTCGCCCCGCTGTTCAAGCGCGCGCAGTTCGTCGTAGCCGCCAATAATTTTGCCGTTGATGAAGATTTCGGGTACCGTACGCCGGCCGCCCGCCCGTTCGACCATCTTCGCGCGCCGCACCGGGTCATCGGTTACGTCGATTTCCTCGAAGGCGACACCCTTGTGCGTCAGTAAGGATTTGGCTCGTACGCAGTAGGGGCAGTACTCCGTCGTGTAAACCTCGACTTTGGCCACCACTCACCTCTGGTTTATTTTCGACCGCCACGGCCACCTTGTCCAGATGAGCGGCTTCCCAAAGGAACCGTCTCAGCGCGCGTCTGTATACAGCCGCGCCAGGCGCGCCGGCGAGACGCCCATCAGGAACGCGGCGCGGATGAGCCACATCTGGAGCACGGTCCGGAGCACGCCGCCGCGATGCCATCGCCGCGCCGAGGTCACCACGCATGAACGCAGGCAGGCGACGCGGCCTGCGCGCTTGAGCCGGCGCGCGAAGTCGAGGTCCTCGCACAGCTCGATTTCGCGATAGCCGCCGAGCCGCGCGAAGACCTCGCGCCGCACGAACAACGCCTGATCGCCGGTGCCGGTGTGGCTGAGCCGCGAGCGCACGCTGATAAGCCATCCGATAAGGCGCATTAGCGGCGCCGGATCCTCCAGCCGCACGTCGAAACGGCCGCCGACCACGGTTGGAGTGGCGAGCGCGGCGTCGATGTCACGCGCGAAGTTGCGCGGCACGAGCGTGTCGGCGTGCACGAACGCCAGCGTATCGCCGTGGGCGGCGGCGGCGCCCGCGTTCATCTGGCGCGCCCGCCCGCGGGGCGCACTTAGCAGTGTTGTGCATCGCGGACGCGCCTCCTCGATGCTGCGGTCTGCGCTGCCGCCGTCCACGACGATTATCTCGGCACCGGGTGCGCCAACCGCGAGCGCCTCGAGCGTGCGCGCGATGGCGCGCTCCTCGTTGAGCATCGGCACGATAACCGAGAGCTGTTTCACGGCGGCCGCGCCGGCGCGCTACGGCAAGGCGCTCAGTGAGAGCGCGAGGCAGTGGGAGGCGGATTGAGCAAGGCCTGATGCTCGTCAACGGCGGACTCGGCGGCGTCCGGCGCCGGCGCGATAATTACGCGGCGGCCTTCGATTTTGAGCCGGCCTTCCTGATACAGCCGGATCGCCAGCGGATAGATGCGATGCTCCTGGGCGAGGATGCGCTTGCTCAGGCGCTCCTCGTCGTCGCCGGGCATCACCGGCACCGCCGCCTGTACGATAATCGGGCCGTCGTCCACGCCCTCGCGCACAAAAAACACCGTGCATCCTGCGATCCGCACGCCGTATTCGAGCGCCGCCTTCTGCGCGTCAATTCCGGGGAAGGCGGGCAGCAGCGCGGGATGGATATTCATGATGCGGTCGGGAAAGGCGGCGAGCATCACGGGCGAGAGCAGGCGCATGAACCCGGCGCAGGCGACTAGCTCGACACCATGCTCGTTCAGCGCCGCGGCCAAGGCGCGGTCGAAATCTTCGCGCGCGGCAAAGCGGCGATGCTCGATGACGCGGGCAGGGATACCGTGGCGGCGCGCACGCTCGAGTCCCTGGGCGGCGGGGCGGTTCGAGACGACGAGGCGGATTTCAGCACGCAACTCGTTGCGCTCGATGGCGTCGATTATAGCCTGCAAATTGGTGCCGGTGCCGGAAATCAGCACCCCCAGCCTAACCGGCGGCCGTTGCTTCATCGCGCGATGCTCCCGTGCGGTATGCCGCGCGTCTCAGCCTATCACCACGCCGCGTTCACCACGTCTGATTTCGCCCACGACGCGAGCGGGCGTGCGCCGGCGGCGCAGATGAGCCACGACCGCGTCGGCGGCCGCGCTCGGCACGACGGCGATCATCCCCAGGCCGTTGTTGAACGTGCGGTCCATCTCGGCGGTGTCGATTCGTCCGAGCCGCGCAATGAGGTCGAAGATCGGCGGCACCTGCCAGCTGCCGCGGCGGATCACGGCTCGTGCTCCCCGGGGCAGGACGCGCGGCAGGTTTTCGATCACGCCGCCGCCGGTGATATTGGCAAGCCCGCGAATCGGAAAGCGTTCGAAAAGTTCCACCGCGATTTTTGCGTAAATCTTGGTCGGGCGCAGCAGCTCCTCGCCCAGCGTGCATCCGAGTTCCGACACACGCCCATTAAGTCTGAGCCGCGCGCGCTCGAGCAGCACCCTGCGCGCGAGCGAGAAGCCGTTGGAGTGCAGTCCGCTGGAGGCCAGGCCTATCAGCACGTCGCCCGCCCCGATCCGCTCGGGGCGCGGGATCCGCGCGCGCTCGGCGACCCCCACGGCGAAGCCCGCGATGTCGTATTCGCCCGGGCGATAGAAGCCCGGCATCTGCGCGGTTTCGCCCCCAACCAGGCTCATCCCGGCCATCCGGCATCCGCGCGCCACACCCTTGACCAGCGCCAGCGCGACGGCGGAGCTGAGCTTGCCGGTCGCGATGTAGTCCAGGAAGAAGAGCGGCCGCGCGGCGTGGCATACGATGTCGTTGACGCACATCGCGACGCAGTCGATACCGACCGTGTCGTGGCGGCCGGTGAGAAAGGCGATCTTGAGCTTGGTGCCGACGCCGTCGGTGCCGGCGACCAGCACCGGCGAGCGCATCGCGCGTGCGCCGTCGAGGCTTACCAGCGCGCCGAAGCCGCCGATCCCCTCCAGCACCTGCGCGCCGAGCGTCGGTCGCGCCAGCCGCCGGAACATCGGCACCAGCCGCTGCTTGAGCTCGATATC encodes:
- the purN gene encoding phosphoribosylglycinamide formyltransferase, with product MKQRPPVRLGVLISGTGTNLQAIIDAIERNELRAEIRLVVSNRPAAQGLERARRHGIPARVIEHRRFAAREDFDRALAAALNEHGVELVACAGFMRLLSPVMLAAFPDRIMNIHPALLPAFPGIDAQKAALEYGVRIAGCTVFFVREGVDDGPIIVQAAVPVMPGDDEERLSKRILAQEHRIYPLAIRLYQEGRLKIEGRRVIIAPAPDAAESAVDEHQALLNPPPTASRSH
- a CDS encoding TIGR04283 family arsenosugar biosynthesis glycosyltransferase, with product MKQLSVIVPMLNEERAIARTLEALAVGAPGAEIIVVDGGSADRSIEEARPRCTTLLSAPRGRARQMNAGAAAAHGDTLAFVHADTLVPRNFARDIDAALATPTVVGGRFDVRLEDPAPLMRLIGWLISVRSRLSHTGTGDQALFVRREVFARLGGYREIELCEDLDFARRLKRAGRVACLRSCVVTSARRWHRGGVLRTVLQMWLIRAAFLMGVSPARLARLYTDAR
- the purM gene encoding phosphoribosylformylglycinamidine cyclo-ligase; this encodes MAHGLTYKAAGIDIELKQRLVPMFRRLARPTLGAQVLEGIGGFGALVSLDGARAMRSPVLVAGTDGVGTKLKIAFLTGRHDTVGIDCVAMCVNDIVCHAARPLFFLDYIATGKLSSAVALALVKGVARGCRMAGMSLVGGETAQMPGFYRPGEYDIAGFAVGVAERARIPRPERIGAGDVLIGLASSGLHSNGFSLARRVLLERARLRLNGRVSELGCTLGEELLRPTKIYAKIAVELFERFPIRGLANITGGGVIENLPRVLPRGARAVIRRGSWQVPPIFDLIARLGRIDTAEMDRTFNNGLGMIAVVPSAAADAVVAHLRRRRTPARVVGEIRRGERGVVIG
- the grxC gene encoding glutaredoxin 3; amino-acid sequence: MAKVEVYTTEYCPYCVRAKSLLTHKGVAFEEIDVTDDPVRRAKMVERAGGRRTVPEIFINGKIIGGYDELRALEQRGELDALLKEPG